The sequence AGAAGACGCTGGGCATTATCGGATATGGACGCATCGGTAAGCGGACGCACGAATTCGCAGCTCCGCACTTCGGGCGCGTTCTCTTCAATGATGAACGCCCTATCGAAGGGTCAATGGATCTCGATCAGCTCCTCGCTGAATCCGACGTCATTTCACTCAGTGTCTCCGGAAAGGCAGAAGTTCTCACACCTAAACGCATGGCCACAATCAAGCCGACGGCACTGATCGTAAATACCGCACGCGGTACCGTGGTAAACCCGGAAGCGTTACTCCAGCACCTCGACGGCGGAGGTGCCGCGGCACTGGATGTCTATCCACAGGAAGGTGCAGGAATGTTCGATGAAGAAACAATGAGAAAAATTTCAAAACATCCGAACTTCATCGGCACTCCCCACACCGCAGCCGCCGATCCCGTAACGCAGAAGAACCTGGGTATCGAAGCTGCGCAGCACGTGATCGAATTCGCAGAAGAAGGCACAGTGAACCCCGGCAATCTGCCTGGTCATACGCTGCCCCGAGTGAGCCTGCACGAAGAAGCGCCCGAAGAGAATGGAAACGGCCACGCCATCGAGAAGCCACGCATTCGTCTGGCACTCACGCACCAGAGCGTGCCCGGCGTACTGCAAGGAATCAATGATGCCATTGGGAAAGTGGGCAAGGATCGTGGCGGTAGAATTAACGTGATTAACCAGGCAAACCGTGAAGGGAGAGTTGGTGAACCGCCCCTGGCAATGACCCTCGTGGACCTGGAACTGACCGGAGCAGAGCGAGAGATTGCACTGCAGGTGCGCGAAGCCATCCGCAAGGGCGGCGTGCCGCTCCTCAAAGACCGCGCGATGTTGCTCGAGTAAGACGAAAAGGGGCGGCTCCGGCCGCCCCTCTTTCTCTCAAGGCTTCAGAAGAACACCTTCCCCTCCTCTTCCGCGGTCTGCTCGTCTGAGCTCAGAACGCGATCCTCCCCCACGGTGAGCAGTGCATCCCCGATGCGCACGATGCGCTCGATGTTCTTGCCGTAGAGGAAACTCCCCGACTTCAGGATGTCATCCTCACCATAGTGCGTGATCGTGCCACGCAGGGTGAAGCCGTCCCGCAGATCCACATCATAGACGTAGGCGCCCTGGAACACCGTTTCGCCGTACGCGGGAAAGTCCCACGAACCCTGCTCCCTCTGGTCGTCAGTCACCTTGGCCACGCTCACGGGGAAAGCCAGCAGGCCCCGCTCACGGTCGAACAGGAGCGCCTTGTGATTCGAGAGGAGCGGACTCTCGGTGCCGCGGTCCCCGATGACCACCTTGCTCATCTCGACAGGATTATTGGGGTCCGTGACGTCGAAGAGCGCGATCTTCATGCCCTGGTACCACGCAAAATCCCCTTCTTTTGCATCATTCGCATCCTTACCGAAGCCAAGAATGTGATTCTCGTCGTAAGGATGGAGGTAATCGCTGTACCCCGGAATCTTGAGCTTGCCGACAATGCGGGGATTGCGGGGATCGGAGGTATCGATGACGAAGAAGGGATCGATCTTCTTGAAGGTCACCATGTACGTGCGCCTACCCATGAAGCGCACCGAGTAGATCTGCTCGCCGGGAGCGATCCCTTCGACGGCACCCACCTGCTCGAGATTGAAATTCAGGACGAAGAGGTTGCTCGAAGAAGGATGTTCGCTGTCCCAGCTCTGCCCTTGGGTCGTCGCCACACGGAAGGTCTGCTCATGCTCATCCATGGAAAATTGATTCAGGATATGCCCGGGAACGCTCCCCTTTGCTTTGAAGGCAATGCCGTCATCCGTGAGTGCAAACCGGTAGAGGTGCGTCTGCTCCGTTGAACTCCCCGAGCCCTCGCGCCAGAAGTAGGACCACTCGGTCGCGGCGACGTAGAGGTTTTCGGTCGAGACGTACAGATTTTCTGCGGAACCAACCACGACCTCTTTCTGCACCTCCGCACTCGCATTCTGGAGCGGCACCACGGCGACGATGAGGTACTCCGGCTGTGGAACGTGCGGCAAAATAGTCACATCGGCACACTTCGAGACGGGCAAATCACTCTCGCCCTTTGCGGAATCCTGATACGAAGGGAGAACATCCGTCTCACGGTAGAGTGGCATGGGCCCGGCCCACAAAAATCCCTGATTCATGACCAGATACATGCGGTCGCCAATCCGCCTGCTCGATACGAGCGAACCGTCGAACTCCAGTTTGCGCTTGAGCGTCGGGTGAGCGCGGTCCGAGACATCGTAGACACGCACATGCGTGCGCTGCAGACTGGGGGGATAGGGATACAGACTTGGGGCGATCTTCTGCATGATGCGGATCGGACCCTGCCGCCAGAGGGACCCCACAACCACGAGGCGGTCACCATCGAGGTAGAGCTCCGAAGGCGAGAAGGAATCTTCGCCAAGCTCGACGATGCTCACGACCTCCATGGCCGAAGCAGGCACAGCACGAATGATGCGAACGACGCCTCCCTGCACGGCATAGAGGTACGTGCCGTCGGTCTTGACGATATCGGCCTCATCGACACCCTCCACCTGCACGTTCGTCTGGGAGTAATCACTCTTGGCCTGATTCGCGCCCGCTTCGACGGCCTGCGGCGCCATCGTCCCCAGCGGAACAGCCATATCGAACTCGCGGGTGTACATGGACGATCCCGACTGCTGGACGTCTTCTGCAAACGCAGCCAGATCGGCACAACTCTGGGCCTCCTGCGGCTGCTCGAGGGCAAGATTGATGGAGAGGGACGGGTACTTTACGTTCATGAATCCCTTCGTCGGTTCGTCGGTGAGCCCCTCCGTGAGCCGCCACATCATCTCGGCCATCTCGCCGCGCGTAACGGCGTTCGTCAGGCCGGCGATGGATGGAGGAATAGCCTTGGAACTCTCGATTGCGCGTGCGTAGCCCTCGTACCATTCGCCGGAAGACTCCACCTGCTGCTTGAACGCGAGCGAGAGGATCTTGGCGGCCTCCACGAAGTTGATCGTCTGCTCGGGCTTGAACCTCCCGTCGGGATACCCGCCCACAATCCCCTCACTCTTGGCCGTGCACACGTAGGGCGCGAACCACTCTTCCTGTACGTCGGGGAAACACCTGCTGCCCACGAATGTCCCACCGCGGCTCTCGAGAATGATCTTGAGGAATTCCGCACGGTTGACTGTCGTGAAGGGCCGAAAGGTGCCGTCACTGTAGCCTGCAATGACTCCCTGCGTCTTGAGAGCCTCGATAGCGGTGGCGTAGGGCGTGATCCCCGGCTGCACATCCTGAAAGACGAGTGCGAAGGAAACGGATGGAGCGCTCGTGAGGAGGAGGACACCGATGACTGCAGAAGAAAGAACTCTGCGGAGCATGCGCATGGGGGGAATGGAAAGGAGACGAAAGTGTAGCATGGCCATCCCTTCACTTTTGCGGAAGATATGGCCGAAGAGATGAAGAGGATTTCCTTGATTGCCTTGGGCGAGAAAGCCATGCTGAGCGCATGAGCCTTGTCCTCCTCGTCACCGAAGACGGCACCCCCATGGGTACGGCGGAGCGGGCAGCCGCCCACGCCTCCCCCGGCATGCTGCACCGGGCCTTCTCGGTCTTTGTGTTCCGCAAGGGCCGCCAGGAGGTGTTGATTCAGCAACGCAGCAGCGAGAAGACGCTTTTTCCGCTCATCTGGGCCAATACCTGCTGCAGTCACCTGCGGGAGGGCGAAGTGCTCCCGGATGCGGCTCAGGCGAGGCTGCACCAGGAACTCGGCATCACCTGCCCACTCACCGAAGGGCCTTCCTTCGTCTACCGGGCAGAAGATCCCGCCGGCCACGGCACGGAGTACGAGTACGACACGATCCTCTTAGGATCAATACAGGGAGATCCCCCGCTCAAGCCCGATCCGGCCGAAGTGAATGCGGTGCGCTGGATCTCGACCGAGGAGCTCACGAAAGATATGCACATGAACCCTGCGCTCTACGCCCCATGGTTCCACCTCGCATTCGCGATGATCATGCGCCGCCCCCTCCGCACCGATGCCAAAAAATCCTGATGCCATGCATGTCGCCATCATTCCCGACGGCAACCGCCGCTGGGCCAGAGCGCGTGCCTGGCACCCGTGGCAGGGACACGAGAAGGCCGTAGAAAACTTCCGCACGATCACGGACTGGTGCGAGGCCGATCCGCGCATCGGCGTGCTCACGGTCTGGTGCTTCTCAACCGAGAATTGGAAGCGCGACCCGAAGGAAGTCGCGAAACTCATGACCATATTTGAGGATTATCTTCAGAAAGAGCGCCCCACCTTCCAACAGAAGCGCACCCGCCTGCTCCACTCGGGCCGCAAAGACCGCATTCCCGCTTCCCTCGCAGCACTCATTGCGGACGTGGAGGCGGAGACTGCGCACTTCTCAGAGTTCACCCTGCACTTAGGCATCGACTACGGCGGCAAGGATGAGGTACTCCGGGCGATCTCAAAAGCAGCATCACCCGTTCAATCCGAAGAGAAATTCCGCGCGCTCTTGGATCATCCCGAACTCCCGGATATCGATCTCGTCATCCGCACTTCTGGTGAGCAACGGACCTCGAATTTCTTCCTCTGGCAGAGTGCGTACGCCGAGTGGATATTTTTGGACAAGCTCTTTCCGGATTTCACCACCGATGACCTGAAGGAAGCCGTCGACGGCTTCGCCAAGCGCTCCCGCAGGTTCGGATCATAAGAATAATGAATTATGAATAATGAATGAAGAATTCTGTCACATTAGTGTTTGCCATCCCATGCTGCACCAATCTTCATTCGTGACTCATCGTTCTTAATTCTTAATTCCTCATTCATAATTCTCATGGTGAAGCACACAGCAGTCGCACACGGCAAAATCATTCTCACCGGTGAGTACGCCGTGGTCTTCGGCCATCCCGGCATCGCCGTGCCAGCCCCGCTCGCGATGCAGGCGACTTTCGAGGAAAATCCCAAGAGTGCCGCACTCGCGTTAAAGTGGCTGGGCATCAGCGGAGGGAAACTCTGGGAGGAGTACGCGCGCAAGATCATCCTGCACGTAGAACAGAACCACACCTTCTTCCGCGGCACGCTCACGATCCGAAACCAACTGCCACTGAAGAAAGGCATGGGCTCCTCGACCGCCCTCGTCATCGCCCTCACCCGCGTCCTCTTAGGAAAGCAGAAACGGGCAGAGGCACTCGCCATTGAAGACGTGATGAACCCGGGCCACAGCGGCATCGATTTCGCCGTGATCTGGGAAGAGAAGCCGCTCTACTTCCGCAAAGGTCAGGAGCCGCAAATCATCACCCTCCCCGCTGATCTGCTGCGCGGGGCGCTGCTCGTGGACACGGGAACTCCGCACGAAGCGACCCCGGAGCTTGTGGCATGGGTGAAGGAGAGAGCAGA is a genomic window of Candidatus Peribacter riflensis containing:
- a CDS encoding D-3-phosphoglycerate dehydrogenase, translated to MATQAPQYRGDIASNGDLVPFRVAARDKVSPTAVEILLQRPNIEVVEDPALAQAAIIRSATKFLLEGDFDAFKHLKYIARAGVGVDNVKMLLAAQRGIATVNTPGASTDAVARRSLSHILSWASRVVQGTHALNNEQWPKNQPEVESIDLTEKTLGIIGYGRIGKRTHEFAAPHFGRVLFNDERPIEGSMDLDQLLAESDVISLSVSGKAEVLTPKRMATIKPTALIVNTARGTVVNPEALLQHLDGGGAAALDVYPQEGAGMFDEETMRKISKHPNFIGTPHTAAADPVTQKNLGIEAAQHVIEFAEEGTVNPGNLPGHTLPRVSLHEEAPEENGNGHAIEKPRIRLALTHQSVPGVLQGINDAIGKVGKDRGGRINVINQANREGRVGEPPLAMTLVDLELTGAEREIALQVREAIRKGGVPLLKDRAMLLE
- a CDS encoding secreted protein codes for the protein MLRRVLSSAVIGVLLLTSAPSVSFALVFQDVQPGITPYATAIEALKTQGVIAGYSDGTFRPFTTVNRAEFLKIILESRGGTFVGSRCFPDVQEEWFAPYVCTAKSEGIVGGYPDGRFKPEQTINFVEAAKILSLAFKQQVESSGEWYEGYARAIESSKAIPPSIAGLTNAVTRGEMAEMMWRLTEGLTDEPTKGFMNVKYPSLSINLALEQPQEAQSCADLAAFAEDVQQSGSSMYTREFDMAVPLGTMAPQAVEAGANQAKSDYSQTNVQVEGVDEADIVKTDGTYLYAVQGGVVRIIRAVPASAMEVVSIVELGEDSFSPSELYLDGDRLVVVGSLWRQGPIRIMQKIAPSLYPYPPSLQRTHVRVYDVSDRAHPTLKRKLEFDGSLVSSRRIGDRMYLVMNQGFLWAGPMPLYRETDVLPSYQDSAKGESDLPVSKCADVTILPHVPQPEYLIVAVVPLQNASAEVQKEVVVGSAENLYVSTENLYVAATEWSYFWREGSGSSTEQTHLYRFALTDDGIAFKAKGSVPGHILNQFSMDEHEQTFRVATTQGQSWDSEHPSSSNLFVLNFNLEQVGAVEGIAPGEQIYSVRFMGRRTYMVTFKKIDPFFVIDTSDPRNPRIVGKLKIPGYSDYLHPYDENHILGFGKDANDAKEGDFAWYQGMKIALFDVTDPNNPVEMSKVVIGDRGTESPLLSNHKALLFDRERGLLAFPVSVAKVTDDQREQGSWDFPAYGETVFQGAYVYDVDLRDGFTLRGTITHYGEDDILKSGSFLYGKNIERIVRIGDALLTVGEDRVLSSDEQTAEEEGKVFF
- a CDS encoding isopentenyl-diphosphate delta-isomerase, with the protein product MSLVLLVTEDGTPMGTAERAAAHASPGMLHRAFSVFVFRKGRQEVLIQQRSSEKTLFPLIWANTCCSHLREGEVLPDAAQARLHQELGITCPLTEGPSFVYRAEDPAGHGTEYEYDTILLGSIQGDPPLKPDPAEVNAVRWISTEELTKDMHMNPALYAPWFHLAFAMIMRRPLRTDAKKS
- a CDS encoding undecaprenyl pyrophosphate synthetase; translation: MPKNPDAMHVAIIPDGNRRWARARAWHPWQGHEKAVENFRTITDWCEADPRIGVLTVWCFSTENWKRDPKEVAKLMTIFEDYLQKERPTFQQKRTRLLHSGRKDRIPASLAALIADVEAETAHFSEFTLHLGIDYGGKDEVLRAISKAASPVQSEEKFRALLDHPELPDIDLVIRTSGEQRTSNFFLWQSAYAEWIFLDKLFPDFTTDDLKEAVDGFAKRSRRFGS